From Bactrocera oleae isolate idBacOlea1 chromosome 4, idBacOlea1, whole genome shotgun sequence:
CATACCAGAacgatttcgttttttttttgtattcctcCGGCCATGCCCATCTTATATCACGTCGATTGTAACATGCTTCAGTGATATTcaaatgttattgtttttgttgactTGTGAAAAGCATTCAAAatgttatatatgcatattatttttaaaatttgtccgCGTAAATTCCATACTATTCATATTGTTTTGCTCTTGAGAGTCCCGTTGTGCACACATCTCTTTACAACTCTAGTTAATACTAAAAGTCTATATcgtttataaatatgcataggAAATCCGCTTTAAATGTGCCATACTTGTTGTCGTTCGtgctacatatattttgttttcgtgtgatgtttactttatatttgattaatttatttaataaaatttttaatatagaatttgtttataataatttactgAACTTTAGTtgagtttgaataaaatattaactaacGTTTAAGcttgataaatattttgataataatacaATCAAATGTCCGCTAATATTACTAATTTCGTGTAATCATcataaatgttatatatatatagcatgattatgcttttttttataaatcgcGTGCATAGTACGAATATATAGGCTGTAATTAGTTAATTTGCCTTTCGTAAACTGTTCAACTGCTTGGATATCCGCGTTTTTGGTTGAGTATACGTTTTATTCTTTTTAACCGTTTAAATATCGTTAGTAAATTGCTTTGCTTTTTAGGGCGCAACTACAAAGCGCGCTTTAACAATAACTtaagttttaatatatatttgtttccacttcgtttatatgtatatactacttGTTGCTAAGTGCCTCCGTGGTATAacttctatttatttttgtttcaatttgtaataaaatatttgctttactaTCCAACTTCATAATGAGTAACGATCATCTCACTCGTTCTATGCCCAACTTCTACCTACAACCGCTCACATTTAGTACATAAGATATGTGTGAGTCCATCCTAATAGTATTTAAATCGGTTTTAAGTGCTTACTAAATAGTTGCTGCATCGATAATgatacaaattgaattttggtgtgtttgaaaacaaaaaaaaatgtttgttggaTATTTTGCCAATATGTAGGTTTactttatttgtaatattttcgtttagcatagagtatataggtatatgtatttataaatgggTTTACACAGAAATATaaagaattattaatttttttttgtaatgtgtGCAAGTGCACAGTCTGTATCGTGTAAATGCGAGTGTGTAAGTGTGTTTTATACAAGATAACATGGCTTTCGGGAATCTAATGTGAACTATTACATACTTTTTTGTTAAGAACTTTGTGGTGGTTCTATTTATTAGTGGTCTTTAAATTGCTAGTCAAAGATTTCGTTTCACCACACATTTTTCACTCGGCCTATAATCATAgtacatttttttggtttacaaattgtagataaatatatatttgtgtatataatatgtttgaATGTGTTCAATAAGATGAATAGTTTAGTATATAATTCATCAACAAATGCGTATGTATGCGTAGACATCTGTATATGTGTTTACTTGATTTAGTTATTTGAATTTCCTTCATTTTTTGGTTTAATATGTGTACTTAATTGTCCAATAGTACTTGAGATATTGTTCGTATTCAAATTGTATGCGTTCACTGTCTCGCTCATCGCCAAATTTGCACTTTCCACTCGCCCTTCTTGTACGCTTCCTCATTCAACATGTTTTTACATCTacaatacacacgcacacacgccCACCCACTTTACAGTAATTAATTTACTGCAAAAATCCAATTTCAAATTCGTAGAAAAAAGTTGTACATTCCGATAAAGCCTTCCACCAAACTTCTCCTCCTCTGCTTACATACTCCACAACGTCAGTATCGGCAATGACAACGCGTTTTCTAGCTTAGCATGATGTATATTGAAAATAGTTTATAGCACGGTGCATGATGACTTCTCACGGAAGGGATTTACTTTCTGACTGGAGAAACCAGTCAAAAGATAATCCTCCTGTTCGTGCTCGGTGATATATTTGATCATCTGAGCGCAGGACTCAGTGACCGGTTGACGCGCGATGGACGCTTCGCGTCGCAATTGATCGACGATTATACGTTGCTGTTGCAGTGAGGATGACATTACGTCCATAACGGCTGTCTCGGATAGGCCTATGGTTGAAAATTCGCACAATATTTGTCGTAAAGAATTTGCAAAGTTGTTTGTGAGATTTTAGTTAGAAGTGTTGTTGGTTTTTACGTTTTGCTTATATAAAAAGTGCTTTTTGGATGTAGTATGTGTTTTGGTATTGTAAAGGTGCTGGTAATAAAGTGAATtctaacaattttttctttttttttgtaatttttgatgTGAAGATTGGTAGGGTTTTCTTGAAAAACTGCTGCAAATATGtccaaaagaaagaaaaaatgcaaaacaaaaatgtagaTGCATAATGAATTAAATCTATATTTTGCAATTGGATTAAGGATATTTTTTAGTAGAcacatttaattaatattattcagGCAGCATGTTCAATAATTAATCTTGTTAGGAGTGAGTTGTTTCTACCAGAGGATATATAGATGTATAGAAGAATTAGAAATTTAGcgcaacaaaaaatttcgaagTAGTTTTATTACCAGGCAGTCCGTAAACAACATGCTTCTTCTCAGATTTTGTGTtagttacatttaaattttattatgataaTGTTACTTTAAGATCGTCATCACATCGGCAACAAATATAcgataaattaaatgtattagCCGGAATTTTTCTctcacacatatgtaaatatgttaatgttaacaaacaatattaataagattattttcaaaaaactaatatgtacatatagtatatatggtgtatataaagttaaacatttttgtttgtacatacacatgtatatatacactaaTACAAAATGGGTGCATGAGTTATCTCAAATATCTGCTAAAAATGGATTTTTTTCAAGGATCTTGGGTATGGATTCAGTGCGCACTTTTACTCAATTAcgcttattacaatattatcatatttttatttattaagtgaaATATGCCTATCTGATAAAGTTGAgatttaaatgcatttaattttcCATAGTAACCGAAAATccaataaagtaataaaaattaaaaacgaaactTAAAATAgctgtaaattttaattatttctctaATTTAATCGATTAATCATTCACTTTTCTGCAATATCCCCCAAAACAGGGAGCAGTTAACCAAGCCCTTGGTTGGGGGTGGCATTTCAATACTGCTATTTTTTCTGTTCAAAATCAATTGCTTAACTCATAGTTactttaatcaaaaaatattttattttctgcatTAAGAGAACTTCCAAATATTAGTTGTTTAATGATTAAGGCATGATTAAACAGTTCCATAGATTCCCCCGACATACTTAAGTATGTACATCCATTTTTTCACTACGCAAATACTGATCATATGCACACATTTTACTTATTTCACaacacaaattttatattagtaaaAGTATGGAAAGTAACTAAATTATTTAGTAATTTACCAGCGCCTTAGTAAACTTTATTTGACTATATTTTTGCTGTACAAATGTAAAAGCAATCCAAAATAAGATGATACACACCCTAGAAAGCAAATCTCGCTAATTTCCGTCTTTTTATGTATTTGACATTTTGTTTTGCTCGCAGAAAAGGaaagaaatatgcaaatttcaaCTAAACAAAAGTTGTAGCTGCAAGCAATGTGTCAAAATGAGATAGCTAAACAGTGCTTTAGATATGTCAAATTCTATCCAGGGTAGCCAGCCCCTCTCGTTGCAATAATGCTGGTCGTAAAGATTGTAAAGTTATTGTTATTAATCTATATTTCCTTGTAttctataaaaaagaaaaaattatatggaGTTTTGagcctattttcaataaattaaaaaaaaaattatcatatttgatttaacatttaaatttggtTTACACTATTGTGAATTGTTCATAAGCAATTACATTTAGGGGTGGTTGATTGCGCTCAGCTGTTTTATGACACTTTTGTTACTATCGTTTTCCAAAACAAATGCTAGTCTTAACATGCAAAAAAGTGtagcaaaatttaattaactcaTGAAAGGACATGAAATTAAAACGTTACATTAATCATTTGTGGTTGCGACATCGCAACACAGATGAAAATTGGTAtacgtatttattttttgcggTGCTTCGAGTTGTTCTCGTATTTATTCCCCAAAAGGGCTATGTTCATCCTGATGAGTTTTTCCAATCCGTGGAAGTGATGACTGGTAAGCTAacagaatattttcaagaaaaaatcaaacataattTCTTTATCAGGTGATCATTTCCAATTAGAACACGCACGCACTTGGGAATTTAACAATACTATGCCGGTACGTAGTATAACATTGCAATTTGCGCTTTTACGTATTCCATGGAGTTTTCTTGAATTCGTCGCCTTGTACATGCGTCGCTATTGGGATATAGAGTTATTACAAAGTTACACTTACTTAGTCTTTCCCCGATTAATAATGTGTGCGTTATCTTTTATCAACGATTGGAGTATGTTCCGCATATGTCGTTTATTCAGCTTAAACTATGAAATACGTCTGCTGACGCTTGGCAGTTCCTGGGTTATGTTAATTTTTGGCACACGTACGTTTTCCAACACTATAGAATTGGCTTTATGTTCACTACTGCTCGCACTTGTGGCCGAATGCATGATAAAAACAAATACTATTATTTACAAGAAAGAAATGCTTGAAGAACGTTATGACAAGGCGAAATCTATAAGCGAACGCGTAAGAATGTGGCGACTGTGTAAATCACTACCAGCACATAACTACTCCCACACGCTACTTGTGGCCAACATTTGTGTTGCTGGTGTCTTCAATAGACCTACATTTATAGTTTATGGTGCACCAATGGTATTTTATTGGATGCTTCGTGGCATGGGTACAAAAACGATAACTTTTCGCGATTTTAATTTTCGCATGCTTCTGTTTTGCTTAAGTGCTCTGCCGGCGcttgtattatttataatttgtgattcattttattacaaatacttAACGGTTGGTGAGCTGCAAATGTTGCAATTGAGCATTAACAACTTCGTCAGTACACCTTGGAActttattaaatacaatttagatGCGAAAAAGACCGCCGAGCATGGCATACATCCGAAATATGTACACTTTATAGTTAATATACCATTGCTGTACAATGTGCTCGGTATAGTGACTATTGTATCGTTTGCGTATCTTTTGATTCGTTTTCTGCGCGCTGAATACCAAGGTTTGCCGCGTGCGCAAAGCATTATTAGCTTGATGACTAGCGCAATATTTGTGCCACTCTTCTTTTTATCACTCATCAATCATCAGGAGCCACGATTTCTTTTGCCACTACTATTTCCTATAGTCCTCTTACACGCACCCAAACTTTATCATGGTCTATGTCCAACCTACCCTTTCAAAGAGGAACATCCGTTATTGCGCAAAATTTACAATATGCTGCTTTGCACACAAGCATCTGCGCGGCCATTAATGAAAACCTGGTACATGTGCAACATTGCGCTTGCCATCTTCTTTGGTTTCATCCATCAAGCCGGCATATTTCCACTCACTCAACATTTTGAGGCGGTGATGCAAACTAAATCTCCCGCACAGCATATACATCTCATTACGTCGCACATCTACAGCGTACCattgacttttatgaatatacCTAGCGCACAAGTGTTGCATTTAAATCGCGAAACTGGACGACATTATCGAAGGCATAAGGATTTTTACATTTATGAATATGGTAGTCTTGACATGCCACAGCTGTTGGGCAAAATTAAGCTTATACTGTCatattgtgaaaataaatacgTAACAAAACAACAGCAGTACAGCCTCTATTTAGCTTTGCCCGCCGCCTTAAGTGACAGCATGCTCGCAGAATTTCAAGCGATTGACGCTAGCGCAAATATTCGCACACAACTAATACGCATTTTCTATCCACATTTGTCGACAGAGGCGCTGCCACGCTTTCATATAAAACAACATGCCGCTGCACACTCCAAGTTAAGTTATACTTATGTGAGTGAACAGTTGTTATCCTTCGTAAGTGAATTCGGATTAGCGCTCTACGAGCTAAAACCTGTACGCAAAAGTCAGCCGGAGAAGTTGCATACCGTTAAGATGTCCAAACGGAAAATATAAGTGCTTTGTACAAAAACTGCGTTGAAATCattaatttaactaaataaatatatgcttacTGAAAGTCACTCATTCTAGTCATATGTGCAGGCGTATGAATGTATTGCTTAAATTTAACATTCCACTGTATTAtttgtaaagtatttttttaactaaataaaaatttatatattaaaacaaaaaacagtttgACAGCCAAGTATGGACTTCACTTCCATTTTTAATGGAAATTCCGCTAATCACATTCCAGTGTTGGGtatatttactgttatttgaaaacttgttttctgttttataaacgtattttttattccaaatataTAACGAAAGTACAAAATATGGCTGCCAATGTACCAAGAATTAACGCATACGCGTACACAATTTGTAGAGCTTATTAGTATAAGGAAGAGTTGTATAAATCTTAAGAAAGAAGCAGTTATAAAAGATCACAATACAATACTTATTgttgttgaaaatattaacgACGACGACTCTGAACAATTATtggtatttaaataataaaataataaggtGTTCAAATAATCAcatcaataatttaaaaattacgaaCGAAAATTAGCATATCAAAGTTATACTTACACTATAAACAAGCTATAGATAGATAGTTTTCAGATTGCATAGGCCGCAAACACTTACAattagagaattttttttttaatatttaaagttgCAAGTAGAATTATCTATTCCATTATCGAGGTGTTCAGTAAATGTTCTTGTGTTGCGTTCGGGCTGTTACCAGATATCTCCGTCAATTGATCTAGTATTTCTAtagaacaaaaaattgaaatgcaATAATTTGTGTTAATTGCGTACTTTTCTTACCCGAAATTTGCAAACTGGccgaattttgcaaataaaaattacaaattttctgTGTCTCTGCAGATTTTTGACGCTTAAACATCACTGTACGTAAACTTTCTTCTGTCAAACAGTAAAcagataaataattatttatgtggAAAAAAGCATTTATGATAAAAGTACCCACTCCGACGCATACTGCTGCCAGCGCTACTACTGCGACACTGCCTGAACTGATTTTGCGCGCCAtcgtttaattttgtatttgataGCACTTTATCGTTTTGAAATATTGAACATTTAGAATAGTTACCACGCATGGAATCGCTTACCGCACGCCTACGTGGCGTAAATACATCGGTTTCATTGCGATACAATATGCTGCAAATGCTCGGTTCTATACTATCTAGTATATACTGCGATGCATTCAAGTCAATTGTTGTTTGTATATCAGTAGCAGTGCTTTGTATAACAGTAAGATTCTCTTCAACTTTTTTGTCTGACACATTTTCGGTTGGCTCAAGCGCATCAACGAAACGGCGCAAAATAGCACGCAGTATTTTAAAACGTTTCATTATACGCACGTGATCCACCTGATCGGCACATACTAAAATGGCCCGACATTCATTTAACAtcaatttgtatttttgaaaaagttctagtgcattatttttaagttttggaGAGTGTAGCAGTTCTTTTTTGTTGGCAggatattgaaaatattgcaagaGAAATTCGCCCATTTGTGCCAAATCTTCCAAATTCGATTTGTTAAATTGCTTTTCCGTGTCAGCAAGGCATGAGTGAAACAATTCGTAAAAACATCTAGTGATCGGCTGTGCATcgacaatttcatataaaactGTTTTGAACTTATTAATTTCTTCATAAAAATGCTGCTCCAGTATTTCAGTATGCATATCGGTGCCGTTATATGCTTGCAATGAGGGTATAATACATGAATCTAGTGCTTCCAGCGATGCCATACAACTGCGCACCAATGTCTTTACtgtaatttaaaatgagtattgtatataaattacctgacctaaagaaaaaagtttacatttggGCTTCAAGGCGTCGCTAGCAGCAAAGAGTCCAATTTGTGATAATCTATCTAGATTTACATCAAAATCTGCTATGAATTCATCTAACTCGGTGTCGTCTGCTCTGTTTTGGCGCATCTTAGCGCGCAGTTTATccaatgaaaacttttctaaatCTGCGAAACAAAGGAATATTAAACGCAAAACGGTGCCATCAATGTACTGATGCAATTGCGTTAATGAGGCTCCCAGTGCGATTGCTTTTATTCTGCGATGCCAATTATTAGTTCGTATGAGTTTCAAATTGCTTTGACATTCCTGTTGAAATCCAGTGCATTCTCGCAACACCTAAAGGCATAAATCAGTAAGTTAATTGTTCTTTTCATTATAATAACAATGTTTTACCTTTTGACATAATGCGCTGATTGCTGTTTTATCCTCAATCAATGCGACATTTGCTAGCGCAAGTGCATGACTGATCATTAAACGCACGGCCTGGTAAACTT
This genomic window contains:
- the LOC106614470 gene encoding guanine nucleotide-binding protein subunit gamma-1, with protein sequence MDVMSSSLQQQRIIVDQLRREASIARQPVTESCAQMIKYITEHEQEDYLLTGFSSQKVNPFREKSSCTVL
- the PIG-Z gene encoding GPI mannosyltransferase 4, with protein sequence MKLKRYINHLWLRHRNTDENWYTYLFFAVLRVVLVFIPQKGYVHPDEFFQSVEVMTGDHFQLEHARTWEFNNTMPVRSITLQFALLRIPWSFLEFVALYMRRYWDIELLQSYTYLVFPRLIMCALSFINDWSMFRICRLFSLNYEIRLLTLGSSWVMLIFGTRTFSNTIELALCSLLLALVAECMIKTNTIIYKKEMLEERYDKAKSISERVRMWRLCKSLPAHNYSHTLLVANICVAGVFNRPTFIVYGAPMVFYWMLRGMGTKTITFRDFNFRMLLFCLSALPALVLFIICDSFYYKYLTVGELQMLQLSINNFVSTPWNFIKYNLDAKKTAEHGIHPKYVHFIVNIPLLYNVLGIVTIVSFAYLLIRFLRAEYQGLPRAQSIISLMTSAIFVPLFFLSLINHQEPRFLLPLLFPIVLLHAPKLYHGLCPTYPFKEEHPLLRKIYNMLLCTQASARPLMKTWYMCNIALAIFFGFIHQAGIFPLTQHFEAVMQTKSPAQHIHLITSHIYSVPLTFMNIPSAQVLHLNRETGRHYRRHKDFYIYEYGSLDMPQLLGKIKLILSYCENKYVTKQQQYSLYLALPAALSDSMLAEFQAIDASANIRTQLIRIFYPHLSTEALPRFHIKQHAAAHSKLSYTYVSEQLLSFVSEFGLALYELKPVRKSQPEKLHTVKMSKRKI
- the Spt gene encoding serendipity locus protein alpha; this translates as MTSVKLHVLRTQLTKCREKIYLGSSDMKTRIEWLNNFCGDFYLFANHLHKFIASEMKEEDHEGNEMMDNIFLCLAQVCLCTKYLERIIRAEDTARNAIPSSRKHFIDRIMLCFDKLEKSFSNLCNPENKSAKQLMSGYGFITLLDIAMDHLKEYNTYQEDENIDTDELNQLEDALDSSKEVYQAVRLMISHALALANVALIEDKTAISALCQKVLRECTGFQQECQSNLKLIRTNNWHRRIKAIALGASLTQLHQYIDGTVLRLIFLCFADLEKFSLDKLRAKMRQNRADDTELDEFIADFDVNLDRLSQIGLFAASDALKPKLKTLVRSCMASLEALDSCIIPSLQAYNGTDMHTEILEQHFYEEINKFKTVLYEIVDAQPITRCFYELFHSCLADTEKQFNKSNLEDLAQMGEFLLQYFQYPANKKELLHSPKLKNNALELFQKYKLMLNECRAILVCADQVDHVRIMKRFKILRAILRRFVDALEPTENVSDKKVEENLTVIQSTATDIQTTIDLNASQYILDSIEPSICSILYRNETDVFTPRRRAVSDSMRGNYSKCSIFQNDKVLSNTKLNDGAQNQFRQCRSSSAGSSMRRKESLRTVMFKRQKSAETQKICNFYLQNSASLQISEILDQLTEISGNSPNATQEHLLNTSIME